Proteins from a single region of Nocardioides oleivorans:
- a CDS encoding DUF3105 domain-containing protein, with the protein MNDDERPDQVEPEPPVEPPLGPSAEPDVGSDVPDDRFAGAEVVESAPRGRPALPLVLATVGAVLVLGAALVAPLIDQALRGEEQAQRALDLALVETWEITDRAHTTDDVDYPQDPPAGGAHAPIWLDCGVYDVPVREENAVHDLEHGTTWITHDPDLSAGDLAELEALLPDNGIMSPRDGLPSPVVVTVWGAQLQLDGADDERLPLFLEEYGDGHTAPEFGVSCQGGTPDPQGALPGEGTNA; encoded by the coding sequence GTGAACGACGACGAGCGGCCGGACCAGGTCGAGCCGGAGCCGCCCGTCGAGCCGCCCCTCGGGCCATCCGCAGAGCCGGATGTCGGGTCGGACGTCCCCGACGACAGGTTCGCCGGGGCCGAGGTCGTCGAGTCCGCTCCACGTGGCAGGCCTGCCCTCCCGTTGGTGCTCGCGACCGTGGGCGCGGTGCTGGTGCTCGGTGCCGCACTGGTGGCGCCGCTGATCGATCAGGCCCTGCGAGGCGAGGAGCAGGCGCAGCGTGCCCTCGACCTGGCCCTCGTCGAGACGTGGGAAATCACGGACCGGGCCCACACGACCGACGACGTCGACTACCCGCAGGACCCGCCCGCCGGTGGCGCCCACGCGCCGATCTGGCTCGACTGCGGTGTCTACGACGTCCCGGTGCGCGAGGAGAACGCGGTCCACGACCTCGAGCACGGCACGACGTGGATCACCCACGACCCCGACCTGTCGGCCGGCGACCTCGCCGAGCTCGAGGCCCTGCTGCCCGACAACGGGATCATGTCGCCCCGCGACGGGCTGCCCTCGCCGGTCGTCGTGACGGTGTGGGGAGCCCAGCTCCAGCTCGACGGCGCCGACGACGAGCGGCTCCCGCTGTTCCTCGAGGAGTACGGCGACGGGCACACCGCCCCCGAGTTCGGCGTCTCCTGCCAGGGCGGTACGCCGGACCCGCAGGGCGCGCTCCCCGGCGAGGGCACGAACGCCTGA
- a CDS encoding NUDIX domain-containing protein has protein sequence MVDPTVRTDYVCLTLVDPRGWLLMQERDEHAPVWPDMWCFPGGGVEPGETARDAAVRELVEETGIVVDEVDDLGELEVVSPHGRFRYHVFVAPTELGDDDVDCHEGRQIVFVDPETVGGLPLVDSTAIALDAVRAWAADHAPVPPPDARGFAGVVLVDRRGWILLQERDSNPRIDPDCWGLSGGHLEPGEEPRAGALRELAEETGVRLEPGDLHDVGAFATDHRASYGTWDRMWVYAAAVDLTDEDIDCREGRQIVFVDPSTVGELTLTKGGEAIVPAFLRSDLYASMAP, from the coding sequence ATGGTCGACCCCACCGTCCGCACCGACTACGTCTGCCTGACCCTCGTCGATCCGCGCGGGTGGCTGCTGATGCAGGAGCGTGACGAGCACGCGCCGGTCTGGCCGGACATGTGGTGCTTCCCGGGCGGCGGGGTCGAGCCGGGGGAGACCGCGCGCGACGCAGCCGTGCGCGAGCTGGTCGAGGAGACCGGCATCGTGGTGGACGAGGTCGACGACCTCGGTGAGCTCGAGGTCGTCAGCCCACACGGGCGCTTCCGCTACCACGTCTTCGTGGCCCCGACCGAGCTCGGCGACGACGACGTCGACTGCCACGAGGGCCGGCAGATCGTCTTCGTCGACCCGGAGACCGTCGGCGGACTGCCCCTCGTCGACTCGACGGCGATCGCGCTCGACGCCGTGCGCGCCTGGGCGGCCGACCACGCGCCGGTCCCGCCGCCGGACGCGCGCGGCTTCGCCGGGGTCGTGCTCGTCGACCGCCGGGGTTGGATCCTGCTCCAGGAGCGCGACTCGAACCCGCGGATCGACCCGGACTGCTGGGGTCTCTCCGGCGGCCATCTCGAGCCCGGCGAGGAGCCGCGCGCCGGTGCGCTGCGCGAGCTCGCGGAGGAGACCGGCGTACGGCTCGAGCCGGGCGACCTGCACGACGTCGGCGCCTTCGCCACCGACCACCGTGCGTCCTACGGCACGTGGGACCGGATGTGGGTCTACGCCGCCGCGGTCGACCTCACCGACGAGGACATCGACTGCCGCGAGGGCCGCCAGATCGTCTTCGTCGACCCGTCCACCGTCGGCGAGCTGACGTTGACCAAGGGCGGCGAGGCCATCGTCCCGGCCTTCCTCCGCAGCGATCTCTACGCCAGCATGGCGCCATGA
- a CDS encoding GNAT family N-acetyltransferase produces MTDLEIRPVEARDADAVLGVVRAAFGAHDPDGGVKVADLWGDVRASDHLLAERVAVLDGQVVGHVGVSRCWIDARRELVEACMLSPLSTAPAHERRGIGTALVAAAVEAARELGCPAIFLEGSPDFYGRRGFEPAATYGFEAPSVRVPAPAFQLVLLSEVPDWLSGRVVYPDVWWRHDSTGLRDPDLAEVEKALGTG; encoded by the coding sequence GTGACCGACCTCGAGATCCGGCCTGTCGAGGCGCGTGACGCCGATGCGGTGCTGGGCGTCGTCCGGGCGGCCTTCGGTGCCCACGACCCCGATGGGGGCGTCAAGGTCGCCGACCTCTGGGGCGACGTGCGCGCCAGCGACCACCTGCTCGCCGAGCGGGTGGCGGTCCTCGACGGCCAGGTGGTCGGCCACGTCGGGGTCAGCCGGTGCTGGATCGACGCGCGGCGCGAGCTCGTCGAGGCCTGCATGCTCTCGCCTTTGAGCACGGCTCCCGCGCACGAGCGGCGGGGGATCGGGACGGCCCTCGTCGCGGCGGCGGTCGAGGCGGCACGCGAGCTCGGCTGTCCGGCGATCTTCCTCGAGGGAAGCCCGGACTTCTACGGCAGGCGCGGCTTCGAGCCGGCAGCGACGTACGGCTTCGAGGCCCCGTCGGTGCGCGTCCCGGCGCCGGCCTTCCAGCTGGTGCTGCTCAGCGAGGTCCCCGACTGGTTGAGCGGTCGCGTCGTCTACCCCGACGTCTGGTGGCGCCACGACTCCACCGGTCTGCGTGACCCCGACCTGGCGGAGGTCGAGAAGGCGCTCGGCACCGGCTGA
- the dxs gene encoding 1-deoxy-D-xylulose-5-phosphate synthase has protein sequence MALLDSIASPSDLRGLSADQLDELAAEIRDLMIRTVATNSGHLGPNLGVVELTLAIHRVFESPRDRVVFDTGHQSYVHKLVTGRHADFGTLRKEGGVSGYPSQAESEHDIVENSHASTSLSYADGLAKAYAIRGEDRHVVAVIGDGALTGGMAWEALNNIAIAKDSRLVIVVNDNERSYTPTIGGLATALTSLRTNPRYEQVLDLVKKRLNAVPGVGHAAYDALHAVKKGMKDALAPQGLFEDLGLKYVGPVDGHDRAAMEQALANAKRFDGPVIVHAITRKGQGYDPALRHEADQFHAPGPFDVQTGAEKPKGKIWTDHFSEAILEVGERRDDVVAITAAMMHPVGLDAFAQKYPARTFDVGIAEQHAVTSAAGLAMGGLHPVFAVYATFLNRAFDQVLMDVALHRCGVTFVLDRSGVTGDDGASHNGMWDMSILQVVPGLQLAAPRDVTRLRELLDEAVQVDDAPTVVRFPKGPPPADVPAIDRVGRADVLVREGEQDVLLVAVGSMATTAVEVASRLTDQGIGVTVVDPRWVKPVDPAVVALAAEHRLVVSVEDNGRVGGCGAVLLQTLNDAGVRTPFRLHGIPQEFLDHAKRDAILARIGLDAQTLARAIVEDVTALDRGLSLVDHSA, from the coding sequence ATGGCACTCCTCGACTCGATCGCGTCGCCGAGCGACCTCCGCGGACTCTCGGCCGACCAGCTGGACGAGCTGGCCGCCGAGATCCGCGACCTGATGATCCGCACCGTCGCGACCAACTCCGGGCACCTCGGGCCCAACCTCGGCGTCGTCGAGCTGACCCTCGCCATCCACCGCGTCTTCGAGTCCCCGCGCGACCGGGTCGTCTTCGACACCGGGCACCAGTCCTACGTCCACAAGCTCGTCACGGGGCGCCACGCCGACTTCGGCACGCTCCGCAAGGAGGGCGGCGTCAGCGGCTACCCCAGCCAGGCCGAGTCCGAGCACGACATCGTGGAGAACTCGCACGCCTCCACGTCGCTGTCGTACGCCGACGGGCTGGCCAAGGCCTACGCGATCCGCGGCGAGGACCGGCACGTCGTCGCGGTGATCGGTGACGGCGCGCTGACCGGCGGCATGGCCTGGGAGGCGCTCAACAACATCGCGATCGCGAAGGACAGCCGCCTCGTGATCGTCGTCAACGACAACGAGCGCTCCTACACCCCGACGATCGGCGGCCTCGCCACCGCGCTGACCTCGCTGCGCACCAACCCGCGCTACGAGCAGGTCCTCGACCTGGTCAAGAAGCGCCTCAACGCCGTCCCCGGCGTCGGGCACGCGGCCTACGACGCGCTCCACGCGGTCAAGAAGGGCATGAAGGACGCCCTCGCCCCGCAGGGCCTGTTCGAGGACCTCGGCCTGAAGTACGTCGGCCCCGTCGACGGCCACGACCGGGCCGCGATGGAGCAGGCGCTGGCCAACGCCAAGCGCTTCGACGGACCCGTCATCGTCCACGCGATCACCCGCAAGGGCCAGGGCTACGACCCCGCCCTGCGCCACGAGGCCGACCAGTTCCACGCGCCCGGTCCCTTCGACGTGCAGACCGGTGCCGAGAAGCCCAAGGGCAAGATCTGGACCGACCACTTCTCCGAGGCGATCCTCGAGGTCGGCGAGCGACGCGACGACGTCGTCGCGATCACCGCGGCGATGATGCACCCGGTCGGTCTCGACGCCTTCGCCCAGAAGTACCCCGCGCGCACCTTCGACGTCGGCATCGCCGAGCAGCACGCCGTGACGTCCGCCGCCGGGCTGGCGATGGGTGGGCTGCACCCGGTCTTCGCGGTCTACGCGACCTTCCTCAACCGCGCCTTCGACCAGGTCCTGATGGACGTCGCGCTCCACCGCTGCGGCGTGACCTTCGTCCTCGACCGCTCAGGCGTCACCGGCGACGACGGAGCCAGCCACAACGGCATGTGGGACATGTCGATCCTGCAGGTGGTGCCGGGCCTGCAGCTCGCCGCGCCACGCGACGTCACGCGGCTCCGCGAGCTCCTCGACGAGGCCGTGCAGGTCGACGACGCCCCGACCGTGGTGCGGTTCCCCAAGGGACCGCCCCCGGCGGACGTCCCTGCGATCGACCGCGTCGGCCGGGCCGACGTGCTGGTCCGCGAGGGCGAGCAGGACGTGCTCCTCGTCGCCGTGGGCTCCATGGCCACCACCGCGGTCGAGGTCGCCTCGCGGCTCACCGACCAGGGCATCGGCGTCACGGTCGTCGACCCGCGCTGGGTGAAGCCGGTCGACCCGGCCGTCGTGGCCCTGGCTGCCGAGCACCGGCTGGTGGTCAGCGTCGAGGACAACGGTCGCGTCGGGGGCTGCGGCGCGGTCCTGCTGCAGACGCTCAACGACGCCGGGGTCCGGACGCCGTTCCGGCTGCACGGCATCCCGCAGGAGTTCCTCGACCACGCCAAGCGCGACGCGATCCTGGCCCGCATCGGCCTCGACGCCCAGACCCTCGCCCGCGCCATCGTCGAGGACGTCACTGCCCTCGACCGCGGGCTGTCGCTGGTCGACCACTCCGCCTGA
- a CDS encoding SMP-30/gluconolactonase/LRE family protein, producing MNHTGSLTVHPVPGPGAEDVVVGPDGTVYTGTEDGAIWALDPATGSTRRVADTGGRPLGVELLDDGDLLVCDARRGVLKVSVGSGAVEVLVGEIGGTPMRFCNNAAVAVDGTIWFSDSSLHHGVLEWKDDFVRDTRTGRLVRRDPDGTVTVVMDGLRFSNGVALAADESYVAVAECRGRTVVRLWLAGPRAGERDHLVTDLPGYPDNISRGSDGLIWVTIASPVDPLVERLGSAPMVLRRAVTRIPEALQPKPKVTIRVQAYDDDGRLVHDLDLPQPERGPGYHMVTGVREHDGRVWMGSLHEPAVAVLDLS from the coding sequence ATGAACCACACCGGCAGCCTCACCGTGCACCCCGTCCCCGGCCCCGGTGCCGAGGACGTCGTCGTCGGGCCCGACGGCACCGTCTACACCGGCACCGAGGACGGTGCGATCTGGGCGCTCGACCCCGCGACCGGCAGCACCCGCCGGGTCGCCGACACCGGCGGTCGCCCGCTCGGCGTCGAGCTGCTGGACGACGGCGACCTCCTCGTCTGCGACGCCCGGCGGGGCGTGCTGAAGGTGTCTGTCGGGTCGGGCGCGGTGGAGGTGCTCGTCGGCGAGATCGGCGGCACGCCGATGAGGTTCTGCAACAACGCGGCGGTCGCGGTCGACGGCACCATCTGGTTCAGCGACTCCTCCCTCCACCACGGCGTCCTCGAGTGGAAGGACGACTTCGTCCGTGACACCCGCACCGGGCGGCTCGTCCGCCGCGATCCCGACGGGACCGTGACCGTGGTGATGGACGGGCTCCGGTTCTCCAACGGGGTCGCGCTGGCCGCCGACGAGTCCTACGTCGCCGTGGCCGAGTGCCGCGGGCGCACCGTCGTACGCCTCTGGCTCGCCGGCCCGCGGGCCGGCGAGCGCGACCACCTCGTCACCGACCTGCCGGGCTATCCCGACAACATCAGCCGGGGGAGCGACGGCCTCATCTGGGTGACCATCGCCAGTCCCGTCGACCCGCTCGTCGAGCGGCTCGGGTCCGCGCCGATGGTGCTGCGGCGCGCGGTCACCAGGATCCCCGAGGCGCTCCAGCCGAAGCCGAAGGTGACGATCCGCGTGCAGGCGTACGACGACGACGGCCGGCTGGTGCACGACCTCGACCTGCCCCAGCCCGAGCGGGGGCCGGGCTACCACATGGTCACCGGTGTCCGTGAGCACGACGGCCGGGTGTGGATGGGCAGCCTCCACGAGCCGGCGGTGGCCGTCCTCGACCTGTCATGA
- a CDS encoding thiamine-binding protein, which produces MIVAFSISPTSSDPTGSVTEAVAAAVRVVRESGLPHETNAMFTNIEGEWDEVMAVVKQAVEVVAAVSPRVGLVLKADIRPGYDGQLAAKVERVNDALAD; this is translated from the coding sequence ATGATCGTCGCGTTCTCCATCTCGCCCACGTCCAGCGACCCCACGGGGTCGGTCACCGAGGCTGTCGCGGCGGCCGTGCGCGTGGTGCGCGAGTCGGGGCTGCCCCACGAGACCAACGCGATGTTCACCAACATCGAGGGGGAGTGGGACGAGGTGATGGCCGTGGTCAAGCAGGCTGTCGAGGTCGTCGCCGCGGTGTCCCCGCGGGTCGGGCTGGTGCTGAAGGCAGACATCCGGCCCGGGTACGACGGCCAGCTCGCCGCCAAGGTCGAGCGGGTCAACGACGCGCTGGCGGACTGA
- a CDS encoding SigE family RNA polymerase sigma factor produces MPDRDDFEDFVAARYQPLLRTAYLLTGHRADAEDLLQTTLARCVPAWRRISGDPEPYVRKVMVRENVTRWRRRRWREVTTDADDDTFRVAVTDPSVPDRVVLADALGQLPPRQRTAVVLRHVEGQPEREVARVMGCSVGTVKSQTHAGLARLRVLLGEDGEDRPATGSTIPSGSHPARR; encoded by the coding sequence GTGCCCGACCGTGACGACTTCGAGGACTTCGTCGCCGCGCGCTACCAGCCGCTGCTGCGCACGGCGTACCTCCTGACCGGCCACCGCGCCGACGCGGAGGACCTCCTCCAGACCACCCTCGCGCGGTGCGTGCCGGCATGGCGGCGCATCAGCGGGGATCCTGAGCCCTACGTGCGCAAGGTCATGGTGCGTGAGAACGTCACGCGCTGGCGGCGACGACGCTGGAGGGAGGTGACCACCGACGCCGACGACGACACATTCCGGGTCGCGGTGACGGACCCGTCCGTGCCCGACCGGGTCGTGCTGGCCGATGCGCTCGGCCAGCTCCCGCCGCGGCAACGCACGGCTGTCGTGCTGCGGCACGTCGAGGGCCAGCCCGAGCGGGAGGTCGCCAGGGTGATGGGGTGCTCCGTGGGCACGGTGAAGTCGCAGACGCACGCGGGGCTGGCGCGGCTGCGCGTGCTGCTCGGGGAGGACGGCGAGGACCGCCCGGCCACCGGGTCCACCATCCCGTCCGGGTCGCACCCAGCCCGTCGGTAG
- a CDS encoding YjbQ family protein, with translation MRSETRTYRTGGDEVVLDLTRDASDFVSGEGDGLLHVFVPHATAGLAIIETGAGSDDDLLAALGDLLPADDRWRHRHGSPGHGRSHVMPAIVPPYCSVPVLDGRLALGTWQSICLVDLNVDNARREVRWSFLAG, from the coding sequence GTGCGCAGCGAGACCCGCACCTACCGCACCGGCGGCGACGAGGTCGTCCTCGACCTCACCCGTGACGCGTCGGACTTCGTGAGCGGCGAGGGCGACGGACTCCTGCACGTCTTCGTGCCGCACGCCACCGCGGGTCTGGCGATCATCGAGACGGGCGCGGGCTCCGACGACGACCTCCTCGCCGCGCTGGGCGACCTGCTCCCGGCCGACGACCGGTGGCGGCATCGGCACGGCTCGCCCGGGCACGGACGCTCGCACGTCATGCCGGCCATCGTCCCGCCGTACTGCTCCGTGCCGGTCCTCGACGGGCGGCTCGCCCTCGGGACGTGGCAGAGCATCTGCCTGGTCGACCTCAACGTCGACAACGCCCGGCGCGAGGTGCGCTGGTCGTTCCTGGCGGGATGA